In Zygosaccharomyces rouxii strain CBS732 chromosome D complete sequence, one DNA window encodes the following:
- a CDS encoding uncharacterized protein (similar to uniprot|P32804 Saccharomyces cerevisiae YGL255W ZRT1 High-affinity zinc transporter of the plasma membrane responsible for the majority of zinc uptake transcription is induced under low-zinc conditions by the Zap1p transcription factor), whose product MVDSTTRPWWEKWDPNNVTLADPNVDDSWKYCVLQGVYWGSPEDNGVTGARISSIFVIFITSTALSLFPVVAQKVPWLRIHRYVYQFARSFGTGVIVSTSYIHLMDPAYQEIGGYSCIAQTGNWSIYSWCPAIMLTTVFATFLVDLFSAVYVERKYGVVHEENGDEVANAITHAAKKSNQSPVDNNQMELESLPNSGNPYSGVQTMDNNDEKISTDTQSYALSESSRSENEQDVERRFRADLGAFMVLEAGLLFHSVMIGLNLGTIGDEFSTLYAVLVFHQSFEGLGIGARLCAITFPRDKWWWPYALCLAYGLTTPICVAIGLGVRKSYSSNSYSVNVVSGILDSISAGILMYTGLVELLARDYMFNAHRTKDLRELFFNVASILTGAGLMALLGKWA is encoded by the coding sequence ATGGTCGATTCTACAACTAGACCATGGTGGGAAAAATGGGATCCTAATAATGTGACTCTTGCAGATCCAAATGTCGATGATAGTTGGAAGTATTGCGTTTTACAAGGTGTCTACTGGGGGTCTCCTGAAGACAACGGTGTTACAGGTGCAAGAATATCATCAATCTTTgtcattttcattactaGTACTGCATTATCGCTCTTCCCGGTGGTCGCTCAAAAAGTGCCATGGTTAAGAATTCACAGGTACGTTTATCAATTTGCCCGTAGTTTTGGTACTGGTGTCATTGTTAGTACTTCATATATCCATTTAATGGATCCTGCATATCAAGAAATCGGTGGTTATTCATGCATTGCACAAACAGGTAACTGGTCTATTTATTCATGGTGTCCAGCCATTATGTTAACGACAGTCTTTGCTACATTTTTAGTTGACCTTTTCAGCGCAGTTTATGTGGAGAGAAAGTATGGTGTTGTTCATGAGGAAAACGGCGATGAAGTGGCAAATGCTATTACACATGCTGCcaaaaaatcaaatcaatCGCCTGTAGATAATAATCAAATGGAGTTAGAATCATTGCCAAATAGTGGAAATCCCTATTCTGGAGTACAAACAATGGATAACAACgatgaaaaaatttcaaccGATACTCAATCCTATGCGTTATCAGAATCTTCCAGATCTGAAAATGAGCAAGATGTGGAAAGAAGATTCAGAGCTGATCTAGGTGCTTTCATGGTTCTAGAGGCGGGTCTTCTGTTTCATTCAGTAATGATCGGTTTAAATCTGGGAACCATTGGTGACGAGTTTTCTACTCTTTACGCAGTACTCGTATTCCatcaatcttttgaagGTCTTGGTATCGGTGCTCGTTTATGTGCTATCACTTTCCCACGCGACAAGTGGTGGTGGCCGTATGCACTATGCTTAGCGTATGGTTTAACGACACCAATTTGCGTTGCCATCGGTCTTGGTGTAAGAAAGAGTTATTCTAGTAATTCATACTCCGTCAATGTTGTTTCCGGTATATTGGATTCCATTTCCGCCGGTATTTTAATGTACACCGGTTTAGTGGAGCTATTAGCAAGAGACTACATGTTTAATGCACACCGAACAAAAGATTTAAGAGAACTATTCTTTAACGTGGCATCTATTTTGACAGGTGCAGGTCTAATGGCATTATTGGGTAAATGGGCATAA
- the DUR3 gene encoding Dur3p (similar to gnl|GLV|KLLA0C18909g Kluyveromyces lactis KLLA0C18909g and weakly similar to YHL016C uniprot|P33413 Saccharomyces cerevisiae YHL016C DUR3 Plasma membrane urea transporter expression is highly sensitive to nitrogen catabolite repression and induced by allophanate the last intermediate of the allantoin degradative pathway) has translation MHPSLSQGVGYGVIVGLGAFFAVVMNIVTLIQNKFSRNKVGGADEFTAASRNVPLPLMIVSIVSTWCWSLTLLQSATESYSYGVSGGYLYAVGGAIQVSVFSIVASKVKANANLVTTFPEAGHLRFGTAGHLTYLWCGLSCNTIVSSVILLGGSAVFNAVTGMNSYAALYLLPMVCAVYVYFGGLRATFISDACHTFPLLVFLIIFTFVIYCGGSSKIGSPGKMWELLSEVAHHDPVDSNYHGSFLTFRSKDGGIFLFITIITGFGIVVLDQAYWSRAIASQSLKTSKAYFIGACCWFVIPWSMGLVLGLGARATSLMPGFPSLNSDEVTAGLSAVAGASFLLGKAGSTMILLMIFLSVTSAFSGELIATSTLLSYDVYKKYLKKDATPQQVLFASKVSVFLWAAFAGGIACVFQKIGISMGWLFNFYGCATSSGVFPVALTFTWSKLNKWGAVSGCLAGTAIALAVWLGTCKAIMGEINVDNLSDRWVSFAGNATALFSGGIISIVVSLIWPQEFDWNDIRNKSILTANEEKLIYEQGSGEVTELEEHHITNPKDQKAVEETGQHGQSFTSDSSKDDEGNGDDILKEEEREEYCDLEGSESLEEVEIIDVPQEENIPLTKLNKQFKVFSGLALAFAFAVSVCIPVPQIAAPYVYSKGFFTFVVIANIIWLFITFSVCVIWPLFETRKFIYGLFNRKKKIRNKLNLLLAEIVMVLRLESE, from the coding sequence ATGCATCCCTCTCTTTCGCAAGGTGTTGGTTATGGTGTAATAGTTGGTCTAGGGGCATTTTTCGCCGTTGTTATGAACATTGTTACTTTAATACAGAATAAGTTCTCCAGAAACAAGGTGGGCGGTGCAGATGAGTTTACGGCTGCATCTAGAAATGTTCCGTTACCGCTGATGATCGTTTCCATTGTAAGTACTTGGTGCTGGTCACTAACTCTTTTACAATCTGCAACGGAATCCTATAGTTATGGTGTTTCTGGCGGATACTTGTATGCTGTTGGTGGTGCTATTCAAGTTTCTGTATTTAGTATAGTAGCCTCCAAGGTTAAAGCGAATGCTAATTTAGTGACCACTTTTCCAGAGGCTGGTCACTTAAGATTTGGAACCGCGGGTCATTTGACATACTTGTGGTGTGGTTTAAGTTGTAATACCATCGTCAGTTCTGTTATTCTTTTAGGCGGATCTGCTGTCTTTAACGCTGTTACCGGTATGAACAGCTATGCCGCTCTTTATTTATTACCGATGGTTTGTGCCGTTTACGTCTATTTTGGTGGGTTGAGGGCAACTTTTATTTCAGATGCTTGCCATACTTTTCCACTATTAGtatttctcatcatctttacATTTGTTATCTACTGCGGTGGTTCAAGTAAAATTGGATCACCAGGTAAAATGTGGGAATTGCTATCTGAGGTGGCCCATCACGATCCTGTAGATAGTAATTACCATGGATCATTTTTAACCTTTAGATCCAAGGATGGTGgtatctttcttttcattacAATTATTACGGGGTTTGGTattgttgttcttgatcAAGCATATTGGTCAAGAGCCATTGCCTCTCAATCGTTAAAGACTTCAAAGGCATACTTCATTGGTGCATGCTGTTGGTTCGTCATCCCATGGTCAATGGGGCTTGTTCTTGGTTTGGGCGCTAGAGCTACCTCTTTAATGCCTGGTTTCCCTTCCCTTAATTCAGACGAAGTTACCGCTGGTCTTTCAGCCGTTGCTGGTGCAAGTTTCTTATTGGGCAAAGCCGGCTCCACAATGATTCTGCTAATGATCTTTTTATCGGTTACTTCCGCATTCTCTGGTGAATTGATTGCAACTTCTACACTTTTATCATATGACGTTTAcaagaaatatttgaaaaaagatgcGACTCCACAACAAGTCTTATTTGCATCTAAAGTATCAGTCTTCCTATGGGCAGCTTTTGCAGGTGGCATTGCTTGcgttttccaaaagattgGTATATCAATGGGATGGTTATTCAACTTTTATGGTTGTGCTACTTCTAGTGGTGTTTTCCCCGTTGCATTAACTTTTACTTGGAgtaaattgaacaaatgGGGAGCCGTTTCTGGTTGTCTAGCGGGAACAGCCATCGCCTTGGCCGTTTGGCTTGGTACTTGTAAGGCCATTATGGGTGAAATTAATGTTGACAATTTATCCGATAGGTGGGTTTCATTTGCAGGTAATGCAACTGCTCTATTCTCTGGTGGTATAATTTCTATTGTAGTGTCATTAATTTGGCCACAAGAGTTTGACTGGAATGATATTAGAAACAAAAGTATTTTAACCGCCAACGAGGAGAAATTGATATATGAGCAAGGATCTGGTGAAGTCACTGAACTAGAAGAACACCATATAACTAATCCTAAAGATCAGAAGGCAGTTGAAGAAACCGGTCAACATGGACAATCGTTTACTTCAGATTCGTctaaagatgatgaaggtaatggagatgatattttaaaagaagaagaacgtGAAGAATACTGCGATCTGGAAGGAAGTGAATCACTTGAAGAAGTAGAGATTATCGACGTTcctcaagaagaaaatataCCTTTAACAAAGTTGAACAAACAATTCAAAGTATTTTCTGGGCTAGCCTTAGCTTTTGCCTTTGCAGTTTCTGTCTGCATACCTGTACCACAAATTGCAGCACCTTATGTCTATTCGAAGGGATTTTTCACATTTGTAGTGATTGCCAACATTATTTGGCTGTTCATCACTTTCAGCGTGTGTGTGATTTGGCCACTATTTGAAACTAGAAAGTTCATTTATGGCTTGTtcaatagaaaaaaaaaaataaggaATAAACTGAATTTGCTTCTAGCGGAAATCGTAATGGTTTTGAGGTTAGAATCAGAATAG